The DNA region CGGTTCGCGCGGATCTCACCGCCGTCGCGACCTGGCCGCACCAAGGCGACCGGCTGCTGGACCGCCCGATCGCCGCGCTCGCCGGACGGCAGGATCCATACGCGGCGCCCTCATTGATGCAAGGGTGGGCGACCGAGACCTCCGCGGATTTCAGCCTCACCGAGTTCGACGGCGGCCACTTCTTCGTCGAGCCGAATCTGCCCGCCGTCGTCTCGACAATCAACACCCTGCTGTCAGCTGTCGATCGCCACCAGGAAGGATCCATCCCATGACCAACCCGTTCGACGATCCCGACGGCCGATTCCTCGTCCTGATCAACGACGAGGGCCAGCATTCCCTGTGGCCGGATCACATCCAGGTCCCCGCAGGCTGGACGACAGCGCACGGCCCAGCGGACCGGCCCTCCTGCGTGGAGTATGTGGACGCGAACTGGACGGACATGCGGCCCCGCAGCCTCGCCGCCCAGTTGGACGGCGGATCCTGACCGGGCGTCCGCCCGGTCGCGGCATCACCCGGCCACGTCGTGCCGCGCGCCCTCGTGGGTGGGCGGCCACGACTGCAGCAGGCTCCACCCGCTGCAGCAGCCCGGATCGATCGGAAGTATGCGTGGCTTCGGACTCGCTGATCCGGGATTCGATCACAGCGTGTTGTCGCGGTGCCGGGATCAATTGATCGGCAGCGGCTTGAAAGCGGGTTCTGAATCGGCTGCTGGACGCCGACGCCGAGCCAAAGCTGTTGCAGGTCTGGAGCAGGGCCAAACCCGCGCCTTGCTCCCAGCGAGAACCCGTCGACGGTCAAGCCTGCTCAACCGATGGCAGCGCCTCGTTCATGAGCCGAAGCATCTCGTAGAAGACCTACGAGCGACTTGTGTATATCAAAAATCCTATAACGACAACGCAAGCAACACCACGGTGCTGGCGCAGGGGCCAACGCAACCATTGCGGAAGGCCATCCGGTTCAGCCGTGTCGGGAGATGCATTCAACGACCCGACTTGTCGTTCCGCTCAACGAGCCCGTCAACGCATCGTCAGAAAAGCGGCTGGCCGGCGTTCACAGGGCAGCGCGGCGAGCCCGTCGGCGCTGATTTGCTCGTTGCGGTCTTCGCCTTGCAGCCATGAGCAGTACACCGAACCGTCGGACGCCACCTTCGCCAAGGTGGGCCAAGCGATGGAGGCGTTCAACCGAGCACTGGAGGCAGGCGACAAGACCGACGCCGAAGCCCAGAAGGTCATGTTCGAAGCCAACCCTGCGCTGATCGCCACCACGCTGTACTTCCTGCGCTACGTTGGCGCGAACGAGGACCGCGAGCTTCCACCTCCGGGCATGCCGACCTACCTGTGGATTATCTATGGCAGCCCGACCCACCCCCGAGGACATGGCGGGGGCCCGCCGCAACCTGGACAGGATCGAAGCGGCCCAGCAGAAGGCCCGCCAGGACCGCGCCGAGGGGAAACAGCCGGCGACCAAGACCTCGCGATCCCGGCGCAAGCCCACCGGCAACGAACCGGGCGGCGGTCAAGCCGGAACGTCGTGAACTGGCAGGATCTGGGCCACGGGGCTGCTTCCTGCCTTCGGCCCAGCAGCCCGCCCAGCCCACCGCCCCAGCATGCACCGGACGACCAGGTCTCGGCAACGGCTCACGCTTCGAGACGACTGGCACCTTCCTCGTGAACGCCAACGGTTGTCCGGCCACAGCGGATCACGGGATGGCGGTCCGACACGCACTCGTGGGCTCCGCCCACACCCGGCCCTCTCTCCGAGAGCAGGCGACAAGTTCGCGGCGTTGCCGCCGGTCGTGCATCCGAAGGACTACGACGGAACCTCGCCGGGGGGCAAGGCCAAACCCACGCCTTGCCCCCCGGTGAGAACCCGTCGACGGGCACAGCCTGCCCGACCCACGACAGCACCGCTTCCCGAGCCGCGGCGTGTTGTAGGACATCCACAAGCAAATATCAGGACCCTACGACGGCAACGCTGCCGGCAACGGAGGTGAACGACGACGCATTGCACGGCGCCCCTGCGCCATCGGTTGTCGACAGCAAAGAGATCCCGCAGCTAACAGGATTTCCGACACGCTCAACGCCGGAAGCGGGTCGGAGTTCGACAAGTTGATTTCACTCAATATTACGAGCGACAACGCCAAACTCCCGAAAAAGAGTGTCAACAAAATCGATCCCGCCAAATCCTGGCACACGTCTCCACCACCAGCCGAGGCGATCCACGCGTGAAGGTGGAAGTACTTCCGATACGAGTGCGCGAAACCGTTCGTCAATATCATCTATAGTTTGCGCAAACTCGGCATATCCGTCTTCATTTATCAGCCCTCTGTCGCAGAGGGCAAGTTCGATGAAGTCGCGGACTCTTAGCTCATCAAGGTAGTCATAAACTGTGTTGTCATAGCCCGACTCGCAGGATCGCACGAAACCCTGCCAGGCTTCAATATCAGCCGTATGTGATCGAAAGCGGGAACGGCCGACATCGAGCTGGAG from Catenulispora sp. EB89 includes:
- a CDS encoding MbtH family protein, whose product is MTNPFDDPDGRFLVLINDEGQHSLWPDHIQVPAGWTTAHGPADRPSCVEYVDANWTDMRPRSLAAQLDGGS